One window of Myxococcus xanthus genomic DNA carries:
- a CDS encoding extracellular catalytic domain type 1 short-chain-length polyhydroxyalkanoate depolymerase has protein sequence MLKQRRSRSWPWSWSAGVPLAAWLFAGLAGCGAPVGDAPEVEPEVTEQQQPLLTQVTSFGSNPGNLQMFRHVPSGMPANAPLVVVMHGCTQRAAGMEGAGWSAAADVYKFYVVYPQQQGGNNMTSCFNWFEPGDFSRDRGEALSIKQMVDTMKATYSIDPSRVFVAGFSAGGYMTPALLAAYPDVFSAGAIHSGGPYRCAESMNAGFSCMSPGVNRTPAAWGDVVRSAYPGYAGPRPRVTIWHGTSDYTVNVMNLTEAMEQWTNVHGIDQTPDTVETVSGFPHKVYRDGAGNALVETWELTGMGHAVAMDAQFPFPGGTGSAACGSVGAYLSDVNLCSVYHQVKFFGMTGGGGEPTGDTTPPTVNVTAPASGATVSGTVNVTADAADAVGVTRVEFLVNGEVVSTDTQAPYAFAWNSTAVSNGQYTLGARAFDAAGNQATDNDTVVTVSNSGSPAPVTVQFASIAADDGYLKADADGSGAALGFMTNLALGRGTDGKYNRSFLSFDTSSLPDGATVTRAFLTVSYSSGSGDPWSTPAGNTLVIDAKTGTFNAANTEVTDWAAAATASSVAGIDRFSAGTKSSGDFSADGLSAISKTGKTQLRLRFTQAQTATQYLFIRDGANAVLTVAYTP, from the coding sequence ATGCTCAAGCAGCGTCGCAGCCGTTCCTGGCCGTGGTCGTGGTCCGCCGGGGTGCCTCTTGCCGCGTGGCTGTTCGCGGGCCTCGCGGGCTGTGGCGCTCCCGTCGGGGACGCGCCGGAGGTGGAGCCCGAGGTGACGGAGCAGCAGCAGCCCCTGCTGACGCAGGTGACAAGCTTCGGTAGCAACCCCGGCAACCTGCAGATGTTCCGCCACGTACCGTCCGGCATGCCGGCCAACGCTCCGCTGGTGGTGGTGATGCACGGGTGTACGCAGCGGGCCGCGGGGATGGAGGGCGCCGGCTGGTCCGCGGCGGCGGACGTCTACAAGTTCTACGTCGTCTATCCGCAGCAGCAGGGTGGCAACAACATGACCAGTTGCTTCAACTGGTTCGAGCCCGGTGACTTCTCACGAGACCGGGGCGAGGCGCTGTCCATCAAGCAGATGGTGGACACGATGAAGGCCACGTACTCCATCGACCCGTCACGGGTGTTCGTGGCGGGGTTCTCGGCGGGGGGATACATGACGCCCGCGTTGCTGGCCGCCTATCCGGATGTCTTCTCCGCCGGGGCCATCCACTCCGGTGGCCCCTACCGGTGCGCGGAGTCGATGAATGCGGGCTTCAGTTGCATGAGCCCGGGTGTGAATCGCACGCCCGCCGCGTGGGGAGACGTGGTCCGCAGCGCGTACCCGGGCTACGCGGGTCCGCGTCCGCGCGTCACCATCTGGCACGGCACCAGTGACTACACGGTGAACGTGATGAACCTCACCGAGGCGATGGAGCAGTGGACGAACGTGCACGGCATCGACCAGACACCGGACACGGTGGAGACGGTGTCCGGCTTCCCGCACAAGGTGTACCGGGACGGCGCAGGCAACGCGCTGGTGGAGACGTGGGAACTCACCGGCATGGGCCACGCGGTGGCCATGGATGCGCAGTTCCCGTTTCCAGGCGGCACGGGCAGCGCGGCCTGTGGCTCGGTGGGGGCGTACCTGAGCGATGTGAATCTCTGCTCCGTCTACCACCAGGTGAAGTTCTTCGGGATGACGGGAGGCGGAGGTGAGCCCACGGGGGATACCACGCCGCCCACCGTCAACGTGACGGCGCCGGCGAGCGGGGCCACGGTGAGTGGCACGGTGAATGTCACCGCGGATGCGGCGGACGCGGTGGGCGTCACCCGGGTGGAGTTCCTGGTGAATGGCGAGGTGGTGTCCACGGACACGCAGGCGCCGTATGCCTTCGCTTGGAACAGCACGGCCGTGTCCAACGGGCAGTACACGCTGGGGGCCCGTGCGTTTGACGCCGCGGGCAATCAGGCGACGGACAACGACACGGTGGTGACGGTGAGCAACTCAGGCTCCCCGGCGCCGGTGACGGTGCAGTTCGCCAGCATCGCGGCGGATGATGGCTACCTGAAGGCGGACGCGGATGGCAGCGGGGCGGCGCTGGGATTCATGACGAACCTGGCGCTCGGCCGGGGGACGGATGGGAAGTACAACCGGTCGTTCCTCTCCTTCGACACGTCGAGCCTTCCGGACGGGGCCACCGTCACGCGGGCGTTCCTGACGGTGAGCTACTCGTCGGGCTCGGGAGACCCGTGGTCGACGCCCGCGGGGAACACGCTGGTCATCGACGCGAAGACGGGGACGTTCAACGCGGCGAACACGGAGGTGACGGACTGGGCGGCGGCGGCCACGGCGAGCAGCGTCGCGGGCATCGACCGGTTCAGCGCGGGAACGAAGAGCTCCGGGGACTTCAGCGCGGATGGACTCTCCGCCATCAGCAAGACGGGGAAGACGCAGCTCCGGCTGCGCTTCACCCAGGCGCAGACGGCCACGCAGTACCTGTTCATCCGGGATGGGGCGAACGCGGTGCTGACAGTCGCCTATACGCCGTAG
- the yjjJ gene encoding type II toxin-antitoxin system HipA family toxin YjjJ yields MATLEQLLAVLGRQVEVKGSELATQLRVSRPTVSRLLASAGPSVCRMGQGPATRYARTRSIAPLGEQVRMYRVDETGRPHEAGVLHPLWNGGCWIAREDGVGERFAGLPPFAADMSPQGYLGRGFTSRHLELGLPPRITDWTEDHQLIALALRGDDCVGNHIIGAASLDRFLASPLRPVTEAQYPELARSSMSSEAGSFAGGDQPKFTAYAERRHVLVKFAANDDGAAAQRWRELLVCEGLALEVVRNAGIPAAASRSIRVEGYQFLEVERFDRVGERGRKALLSLKAIDNEYLGHEGKGSTWTSAARYLLQSQYISEEDVRRIRWLDTFGQLTGNTDRHFGNLSFFEDGPKRFRLAPAYDMLPMMFAPVGTSIIDRTFEPRPPTSETLDVWADAAQHALAYWSRLEQTPELSDTFRGHCARCRDSLAALMQRTPV; encoded by the coding sequence ATGGCAACCCTGGAACAACTGCTCGCCGTACTCGGACGTCAGGTCGAGGTGAAGGGGAGCGAGCTGGCTACCCAGCTCCGGGTGTCACGCCCGACAGTGTCGCGGTTGCTGGCCTCCGCAGGCCCGAGCGTCTGCCGAATGGGGCAGGGGCCCGCCACACGCTATGCGCGGACCCGCTCGATTGCCCCCTTGGGCGAACAGGTACGGATGTACCGCGTCGACGAGACCGGCCGTCCCCACGAGGCAGGCGTCCTGCACCCGCTGTGGAACGGGGGCTGCTGGATTGCGCGAGAGGACGGGGTAGGTGAACGGTTCGCCGGGCTGCCGCCTTTCGCCGCCGACATGAGCCCTCAGGGCTACCTGGGCCGAGGCTTCACGAGCCGTCACCTCGAGTTGGGACTCCCCCCTCGCATCACGGACTGGACGGAGGACCACCAGCTCATCGCACTGGCGTTGCGAGGCGATGACTGCGTCGGAAACCACATCATCGGCGCGGCCTCCCTGGACCGGTTTCTCGCAAGCCCGCTTCGGCCCGTCACCGAGGCCCAGTACCCGGAGCTCGCCCGCTCATCGATGTCGAGCGAGGCAGGCTCCTTCGCCGGTGGCGATCAACCCAAGTTCACTGCCTATGCCGAGCGACGCCACGTCCTGGTGAAGTTCGCGGCCAACGATGACGGCGCCGCCGCCCAACGTTGGAGAGAGCTGCTCGTCTGCGAAGGCCTCGCGCTCGAAGTGGTCCGCAACGCCGGGATTCCGGCCGCGGCTTCGCGCTCCATCCGCGTCGAGGGCTACCAGTTCCTCGAGGTCGAGCGCTTCGACCGGGTGGGTGAAAGAGGCCGCAAGGCGCTGCTCTCACTCAAGGCCATCGACAACGAGTACCTCGGCCACGAAGGGAAGGGGAGCACCTGGACCAGCGCGGCCCGCTACCTCCTCCAGAGCCAGTACATCAGCGAAGAGGACGTCAGGCGCATTCGCTGGCTCGACACCTTCGGGCAGCTCACCGGCAACACCGACCGGCACTTCGGCAACCTCTCCTTCTTCGAGGACGGACCCAAGCGGTTCCGGCTCGCCCCTGCCTACGACATGCTCCCGATGATGTTCGCCCCCGTGGGCACGAGCATCATCGATCGCACCTTCGAGCCCCGGCCGCCCACCTCGGAGACGCTCGATGTCTGGGCCGATGCCGCACAACACGCACTGGCCTACTGGAGCCGGCTGGAGCAGACCCCCGAACTCAGCGACACGTTCCGCGGCCACTGCGCACGATGCAGGGACTCACTTGCCGCGCTGATGCAGCGGACGCCGGTCTGA
- a CDS encoding tRNA1(Val) (adenine(37)-N6)-methyltransferase, with translation MPEPTLPEPGPDETLDSIGTAGVRVLQRRTGYRFTLDAVLLAHFAATERVDESGRMLELGAGSGVVSFLLVKQFGRGPVDALEFQPAVHARLMRAVALNACEAHVTPLLGDLRRIREHVSGGQYAHVVSNPPFRLADAGVRSPDDERAVSKSEVACDAPSVVAAARYALMPGGGVSLVYPAARVAEVLGLLTQAKLHPTVLRFVHARVGAPATRFLVHALRDRDRGLAVRPPLIVHGEGPGGYSAEVAALMDPPLAESR, from the coding sequence ATGCCTGAACCCACCCTGCCCGAGCCCGGCCCGGACGAAACGCTCGACTCCATTGGCACGGCGGGGGTGCGGGTGCTCCAGCGGCGGACGGGTTACCGCTTCACGTTGGACGCGGTGCTGCTGGCCCACTTCGCGGCCACCGAACGTGTCGACGAGTCCGGGCGGATGTTGGAGCTGGGCGCGGGCAGCGGCGTGGTGTCCTTCCTGCTGGTGAAGCAGTTCGGCCGGGGGCCCGTGGATGCCCTGGAGTTCCAGCCCGCCGTTCATGCCCGGCTGATGCGCGCCGTGGCGCTCAACGCGTGCGAGGCCCACGTCACCCCGCTGCTCGGGGACCTGCGACGGATCCGCGAACACGTCTCCGGCGGCCAGTACGCCCACGTCGTGTCCAACCCGCCCTTCCGCCTGGCCGACGCGGGGGTTCGCAGCCCGGATGACGAACGGGCCGTGTCCAAGTCAGAGGTGGCGTGTGACGCACCATCCGTCGTCGCCGCGGCACGGTATGCGTTGATGCCCGGCGGCGGCGTGAGCCTCGTGTACCCGGCCGCGCGTGTGGCCGAGGTATTGGGCCTGCTGACCCAGGCGAAGCTCCACCCCACCGTGCTGCGCTTCGTCCACGCGCGGGTGGGAGCCCCGGCCACGCGCTTCCTGGTGCATGCCCTGCGAGACAGGGACCGGGGCCTCGCCGTGCGCCCACCCCTCATCGTTCATGGCGAAGGGCCCGGGGGCTACTCCGCGGAGGTGGCGGCGTTGATGGATCCGCCCCTCGCGGAGAGTCGCTGA
- a CDS encoding DoxX family protein, with translation MNVATLTEQPSILKAAALLPPRLSLGSTMVVHGVSKLRAEGTAQHADLFEQLGFKPGKPWVIATGVVELLSGVSSILGIATRPAALAILVTQAIAVAKVHGSKGFDITKGGFEFNLALGAIALGLLLRGPGPLSVHSAIERRVKRKELRRLRFLPRQRRRSVLLDVLG, from the coding sequence ATGAACGTGGCGACCCTGACCGAGCAACCGAGCATCCTGAAGGCAGCGGCCCTGCTGCCCCCGCGCCTGTCGCTCGGGTCGACGATGGTGGTGCATGGCGTGTCCAAGCTCCGCGCCGAGGGCACCGCGCAACACGCGGACCTCTTCGAGCAACTGGGCTTCAAGCCAGGCAAGCCCTGGGTCATCGCCACGGGGGTGGTGGAGCTGCTCTCAGGCGTGAGCTCCATCCTGGGCATCGCCACGCGCCCCGCCGCGCTGGCTATCCTCGTCACGCAAGCCATCGCCGTGGCCAAGGTCCATGGCTCCAAGGGCTTCGACATCACGAAGGGCGGCTTCGAGTTCAACCTGGCGCTGGGAGCCATCGCGCTCGGCCTGCTGCTGCGAGGCCCGGGACCGCTCTCCGTCCACAGCGCCATCGAGCGCCGGGTGAAGCGCAAGGAGCTGCGGCGGCTGCGGTTCCTGCCGCGCCAGCGCCGTCGTTCGGTGCTGCTCGACGTGCTGGGGTGA
- a CDS encoding CapA family protein, with translation MPSSVFLLMALATTPGAASARESAPAQHVSPSQGPSADSSSTRGPDSQGTAPAPETVITDLNAYPRAGDSGAVLDLGRAAAEAGAAALRAAALAMGKSATPRGPLADPDTSYARGMEALQAKDAPTAITQLSACVEAAPSRVDCRWELGWAHSLENQWAEAYTQWSEVQKLQPDHPDLEGALAQARGQAMLQAKLSQGPQLINRPPPPANAKVRIRAVGDVMLGTTVPEGHLPPDGAGSVIAGVRPLLEDADLTFINLEGPLCDTGETKKCRSSKNCYAFRSPTEYGQYLKESGVDLASTANNHSGDFGEECRRATESTLDALGIAWSGAPGTVATVERNGLLIGMVAFHTSPSCNHLNNLTTATGLVRVAAAEHDIVIVSFHGGAEGSKALHVPKGREKFHGEDRGDLRAFSRAVVDAGAHLVIGHGPHVVRGMEFYKGRLIAYSLGNFATYGRFNLRGPQGLGMVLEVELNRDGDFTAGRILPTKQVDRGIAVPDPKGAVIKAVRDLTADDFPETGARISDDGTVKVRGKGPVSMR, from the coding sequence ATGCCCTCGTCCGTCTTCCTCTTGATGGCGCTCGCCACCACGCCGGGTGCTGCTTCGGCGCGTGAGTCCGCCCCCGCCCAGCACGTCTCTCCATCGCAAGGCCCCAGCGCCGATTCGAGCTCGACCCGAGGCCCAGATTCCCAGGGCACTGCGCCCGCGCCAGAGACTGTCATCACGGACCTCAACGCCTACCCTCGTGCCGGTGACTCCGGCGCGGTGCTGGACCTGGGCCGTGCCGCCGCGGAGGCCGGCGCCGCCGCCCTGCGCGCCGCGGCCCTGGCCATGGGCAAGAGCGCCACCCCGCGTGGCCCGCTGGCCGACCCGGACACGAGCTACGCCCGAGGCATGGAGGCCCTCCAGGCGAAGGACGCACCCACGGCCATCACCCAACTGTCCGCCTGCGTGGAGGCCGCGCCCTCGCGCGTGGATTGCCGCTGGGAGCTGGGCTGGGCGCACTCGCTGGAGAACCAGTGGGCGGAGGCCTACACGCAGTGGTCCGAGGTACAGAAGCTCCAGCCGGACCACCCGGACCTCGAGGGCGCGCTGGCCCAGGCCCGTGGGCAGGCCATGCTCCAGGCGAAGCTGTCGCAGGGGCCTCAGCTCATCAACCGCCCTCCCCCGCCGGCCAACGCGAAGGTGCGCATCCGCGCGGTGGGTGACGTCATGCTGGGCACCACCGTGCCCGAAGGCCACCTGCCTCCCGATGGCGCCGGCAGCGTGATTGCCGGCGTACGCCCGTTGCTGGAGGACGCGGACCTCACCTTCATCAACCTGGAAGGGCCGCTGTGCGACACGGGCGAGACGAAGAAGTGCCGCTCGTCGAAAAACTGCTACGCGTTCCGCTCGCCCACCGAATACGGCCAGTACCTGAAGGAGTCCGGGGTGGACCTGGCGTCCACGGCCAACAACCACTCGGGTGACTTCGGCGAGGAGTGCCGCCGCGCGACGGAGTCCACGCTCGACGCGCTGGGCATCGCGTGGAGCGGCGCGCCGGGCACGGTGGCCACGGTGGAGCGCAACGGCCTGCTCATCGGCATGGTGGCGTTCCACACGTCGCCGTCCTGCAACCACCTCAACAACCTGACCACGGCGACGGGGCTGGTGCGCGTGGCCGCGGCCGAGCACGACATCGTCATCGTGTCGTTCCACGGCGGCGCGGAGGGCAGCAAGGCGCTGCACGTGCCCAAGGGCCGGGAGAAGTTCCACGGCGAGGACCGGGGTGATTTGCGGGCCTTCTCGCGCGCGGTGGTGGACGCGGGCGCGCACCTGGTCATCGGCCATGGCCCGCACGTGGTGCGCGGCATGGAGTTCTACAAGGGCCGGCTCATCGCCTACTCGCTGGGCAACTTCGCCACCTATGGCCGGTTCAACCTGCGCGGTCCGCAGGGCCTGGGCATGGTGCTGGAGGTCGAGCTGAACCGCGACGGCGACTTCACGGCGGGCCGCATCCTCCCCACGAAGCAGGTGGACAGGGGCATCGCCGTGCCGGACCCGAAGGGCGCCGTCATCAAGGCGGTCCGCGACCTCACCGCGGATGACTTCCCGGAGACGGGCGCGCGCATCTCCGACGACGGCACCGTGAAGGTCCGCGGCAAGGGCCCTGTCTCCATGCGCTGA
- a CDS encoding MFS transporter yields MRTLRLPRLSSLRAFDHPGYFAVWVGALISTIGTWMETVAMGVYVTEATGRAEWTGGIVALTFLPAVVLSPVGGALADRFDRRAYVALGTVVQLVLAGVLTLLAFTHRLSVPVVAVISFVHGCASTLINPAFAAMLAELVPPRDLHSAMSLNSAQFNLGRIIGPALAALVLSMGGTSWALLINTLSFVAVLVALSQVKTLTRKVTEGGQGLWKQIAHGFTVARGDPEISLMLWGTFLVAGLVAPFIGLVPVFAIRVFGQGAAATSLLVTCQGAGAVTAALLVGTLVDRWGQRKLLGIVATSIGVVSTLYWLSPTLQMAAVVIFVLGANYMMLMSGMHAYCQSRVPRELQARMSSLYSMVLGGAYASGVWGLGALADRLGIRFVTVSASVLFIALVLTLRLLRPQRFDGAVA; encoded by the coding sequence GTGCGCACCCTTCGACTGCCACGTCTCTCCTCGCTTCGCGCCTTCGACCACCCCGGCTACTTCGCGGTCTGGGTGGGAGCCCTGATCTCCACCATCGGCACCTGGATGGAGACGGTGGCCATGGGTGTGTACGTCACCGAGGCCACGGGCCGCGCCGAGTGGACGGGTGGCATCGTCGCCCTCACCTTCCTCCCCGCGGTGGTGCTGTCGCCGGTGGGCGGCGCGCTCGCGGACCGGTTCGACCGTCGCGCCTACGTCGCGCTGGGCACGGTGGTGCAGTTGGTGCTCGCGGGCGTGTTGACGCTGCTGGCCTTCACGCACCGGCTCAGCGTCCCCGTGGTGGCCGTCATCTCCTTCGTCCACGGCTGCGCCAGCACGCTCATCAATCCCGCCTTCGCGGCGATGCTCGCGGAGCTCGTGCCACCCCGGGACTTGCACAGCGCCATGAGCCTCAACTCGGCGCAGTTCAACCTGGGGCGCATCATCGGTCCGGCGCTGGCCGCGCTGGTGCTGAGCATGGGCGGGACGTCCTGGGCGCTGCTCATCAACACACTGTCCTTCGTCGCGGTGTTGGTGGCGCTGTCGCAGGTGAAGACGCTGACGCGCAAGGTGACGGAGGGCGGTCAGGGCCTGTGGAAGCAGATTGCCCATGGCTTCACCGTGGCGCGGGGGGACCCGGAAATCTCGCTGATGCTGTGGGGCACGTTCCTCGTCGCGGGCCTGGTGGCGCCCTTCATCGGCCTGGTGCCGGTGTTCGCCATCCGCGTCTTCGGCCAGGGCGCGGCAGCCACGTCCTTGCTCGTCACCTGCCAGGGCGCGGGCGCGGTGACGGCGGCGCTGCTGGTGGGCACGCTGGTGGACCGGTGGGGCCAGCGGAAGCTGCTGGGCATCGTGGCGACGTCCATCGGCGTCGTGTCCACGCTCTATTGGCTGTCGCCCACGCTGCAGATGGCGGCCGTTGTCATCTTCGTGCTCGGCGCCAACTACATGATGCTGATGAGCGGGATGCACGCGTACTGCCAGTCGCGCGTGCCCCGTGAGCTGCAAGCGCGGATGAGCAGCCTGTACAGCATGGTACTGGGCGGCGCGTACGCGTCCGGCGTCTGGGGCCTGGGCGCGCTGGCGGACCGGCTGGGCATCCGCTTCGTCACCGTGAGCGCCAGTGTGTTGTTCATCGCGTTGGTGCTGACGCTGCGCCTGTTGCGTCCGCAGCGCTTCGACGGCGCTGTCGCGTAG
- a CDS encoding M16 family metallopeptidase, whose product MRRLFSALLVTTLAACASNPKPAPANPDSPALGEKAAPAEATADAESFRATPPQPGKAPDLVLPTFQSAKLDNGITVIVSTRRELPLVFAGVAFAAGSAQDPKGKEGLAELTYRMLLEGAGKRDTVTLDNAFADLGVTPAMDVQADGAQVGVRVLTRNLDAAMALLSDVALRPAFNLDAFERRKKQQLADLARAMGQPGVLAQLAYLEAVFGLNHPYGHLPDGTPASVQTLTLADVMGFYRKHTGPKAQAVILTGDISLEEGVALAKKHFTWSKNKATPPPPPPATKAPPRQQVYVVPKPGLDQTLLLVGRAGIAAGNPDEYPLELATTVFGGFFGSRLNMNLRENKGYSYGAGASLSPRLGVGPLTAYSSVRQDVTGPALNEVMNELTGLKNRPITAEELEAAREGLIRAFPGAFESVEGLGASAAALFITRRPLDEFNRTVEGLRDASAADVQRMAEQYLDPASMQIVLVGDPATIQEQVTPLGLGKLVPIEPDEAPVPRAAK is encoded by the coding sequence ATGCGCCGCCTCTTCTCCGCCCTGCTCGTCACCACGCTGGCCGCCTGCGCCAGCAACCCGAAGCCCGCGCCGGCCAATCCGGACTCGCCCGCGCTGGGAGAGAAGGCGGCTCCGGCCGAAGCCACGGCTGACGCCGAGTCCTTCCGCGCCACGCCGCCCCAGCCCGGCAAGGCGCCGGACCTGGTGCTGCCCACCTTCCAGAGCGCGAAGCTGGACAACGGCATCACCGTGATTGTGAGCACGCGGCGGGAGCTGCCGCTCGTGTTCGCGGGTGTGGCCTTCGCCGCGGGCAGCGCGCAGGACCCCAAGGGCAAGGAAGGGCTCGCCGAGCTGACGTACCGCATGCTGCTTGAAGGCGCGGGCAAGCGGGACACGGTGACGCTGGACAACGCCTTCGCGGACCTGGGTGTGACTCCCGCCATGGACGTGCAGGCGGACGGCGCGCAGGTGGGCGTGCGCGTGCTGACGCGCAACCTGGACGCGGCCATGGCCCTGCTGTCGGACGTGGCGCTGCGACCCGCTTTCAACCTCGACGCCTTCGAGCGCCGCAAGAAGCAGCAGCTCGCGGACCTGGCGCGCGCGATGGGGCAGCCCGGTGTGCTGGCGCAACTGGCCTACCTGGAGGCCGTGTTCGGGCTGAACCACCCCTACGGGCACCTCCCCGACGGCACGCCCGCGTCCGTGCAGACGCTCACCCTGGCGGACGTCATGGGCTTCTACCGGAAGCACACCGGCCCCAAGGCCCAGGCAGTCATCCTCACCGGTGACATCAGCCTGGAAGAAGGGGTGGCCCTGGCGAAGAAGCACTTCACCTGGTCGAAGAACAAGGCCACGCCGCCGCCTCCGCCGCCGGCCACGAAGGCCCCGCCGCGTCAGCAGGTGTACGTGGTGCCCAAGCCGGGCCTGGACCAGACGCTGCTGCTGGTGGGCCGCGCTGGCATCGCCGCGGGGAACCCGGACGAGTACCCGCTGGAGCTGGCCACCACCGTGTTCGGTGGCTTCTTCGGCAGCCGCCTCAACATGAACCTGCGCGAGAACAAGGGCTACAGCTACGGCGCGGGCGCCAGCCTCTCTCCGCGCCTGGGCGTGGGGCCACTCACCGCGTACAGCTCCGTGCGCCAGGACGTGACGGGCCCGGCCTTGAACGAAGTGATGAACGAGCTGACGGGCCTGAAGAACCGGCCCATCACCGCCGAGGAGCTGGAGGCCGCGCGCGAGGGCCTCATCCGCGCCTTCCCGGGCGCCTTCGAGTCCGTGGAGGGCCTGGGCGCCAGCGCCGCGGCGCTCTTCATCACCCGCCGCCCGCTGGACGAGTTCAACCGCACCGTGGAGGGCCTGCGCGACGCCAGCGCCGCGGACGTGCAGCGCATGGCCGAGCAGTACCTGGACCCGGCCTCGATGCAGATTGTCCTCGTGGGTGACCCGGCGACCATCCAGGAGCAGGTGACGCCGCTCGGCCTGGGCAAGCTGGTGCCCATCGAGCCGGATGAAGCACCGGTGCCGCGCGCGGCGAAGTAG
- a CDS encoding M16 family metallopeptidase codes for MKALVAAALVFSGPPALAQTPTPQEAKPLEPGREALAISYEKYALPNGLEVILSVDRKLPVVAVNVWYHVGAYHEQPGRTGFAHLFEHMMFQGSRNVADDVHISRLEQLGATDLNGTTSFDRTNYFETVPSNHLETALWLESDRMGFLLDAITPEKLETQREVVKNERRESIETAPYGAAREKAWHALFPLPHPYHGDVIGSMKDLNAANVDDVKDFFRKWYAPSNATLAIVGDFDVAKTKALVEKYFGTLPSHARPQRPEVAPVNLTAPVVLREEERVARLPLLSIQWLTPAYLEEGDATADVLATALSTGKASRLYRRLVLDKELAQSVSATQQSQGAQSVFSVDVVARPGVSTDTLLHEVDAVLDEVRQQGITPAEIARARTRYDTRTLAGLQSVGGFGGKADVLQSYNHFVGEPNYVAQDLARYESVTPEAVKQFAQDTLRPGARVILHAVPPARRQAPLDSKERH; via the coding sequence ATGAAGGCCCTCGTCGCCGCAGCCCTCGTGTTCAGCGGGCCGCCGGCGCTTGCCCAGACACCGACACCCCAGGAGGCGAAGCCACTGGAGCCCGGCCGCGAGGCGCTCGCCATCTCGTATGAGAAATACGCGCTGCCCAACGGCCTGGAGGTCATCCTCTCCGTGGACCGGAAGCTGCCAGTGGTGGCCGTCAACGTCTGGTACCACGTCGGCGCATATCACGAGCAACCCGGCCGCACCGGCTTCGCGCACCTGTTCGAGCACATGATGTTCCAGGGCTCGCGCAACGTGGCCGACGACGTCCACATCTCCCGGCTGGAGCAGTTGGGCGCCACCGACCTCAACGGCACCACCAGCTTCGACCGCACCAACTACTTCGAGACCGTCCCCAGCAACCACCTGGAGACGGCGCTGTGGCTGGAGAGCGACCGCATGGGCTTCCTGCTCGACGCCATCACACCGGAGAAGCTGGAGACCCAGCGCGAGGTGGTGAAGAACGAGCGGCGCGAATCCATTGAAACCGCGCCGTACGGCGCCGCCCGCGAGAAGGCGTGGCACGCGCTCTTCCCGCTGCCGCACCCGTACCACGGGGATGTCATCGGCTCGATGAAGGACCTGAACGCGGCCAACGTGGACGACGTGAAGGACTTCTTCCGCAAGTGGTACGCGCCGTCCAACGCCACGCTGGCCATCGTCGGTGACTTCGACGTGGCGAAGACGAAGGCGCTGGTGGAGAAGTACTTCGGCACGCTGCCCAGCCACGCCCGGCCGCAGCGGCCGGAGGTCGCGCCGGTGAACCTCACCGCGCCCGTGGTGCTGCGCGAGGAGGAGCGCGTGGCCCGGCTGCCGCTCTTGTCCATCCAGTGGCTCACGCCCGCGTACCTGGAAGAAGGGGACGCCACCGCGGACGTGCTGGCCACCGCGCTGTCCACCGGCAAGGCCAGCCGCCTCTACCGCCGGCTGGTGCTGGACAAGGAGCTGGCCCAGAGCGTCAGCGCCACCCAGCAGAGCCAGGGCGCGCAGTCCGTCTTCTCGGTGGACGTGGTGGCGCGGCCCGGCGTGTCCACGGACACGCTGCTCCATGAGGTGGACGCGGTGCTGGACGAGGTCCGCCAGCAGGGCATCACCCCGGCGGAGATTGCCCGCGCCCGCACGCGCTACGACACGCGCACGCTGGCCGGCCTCCAGTCCGTCGGCGGCTTCGGCGGCAAGGCGGACGTCCTCCAGAGCTACAACCACTTCGTCGGCGAGCCCAACTACGTGGCCCAGGACCTGGCTCGCTACGAGTCGGTGACGCCCGAAGCCGTGAAGCAGTTCGCCCAGGACACGCTGCGCCCCGGCGCGCGCGTCATCCTCCACGCGGTGCCGCCCGCACGCCGGCAGGCGCCCCTCGACTCGAAGGAGCGCCACTGA
- a CDS encoding DUF2267 domain-containing protein, whose translation MANIREEQGEAAEGRSATPSLKEQRSESHAAQTYMAFLKDLEANAGVVRGLAEKAAQSVLCLLEQRLMDTEAKHLEAQLPRKVRDMLKRCPRHEGKVARKYKLEQFLAMVAEELDTTPNEAERLARAVFVTVRNHISEGEADDVMGQLPADLRSLWVPEA comes from the coding sequence ATGGCGAACATACGTGAGGAGCAGGGAGAGGCAGCGGAGGGCCGGAGCGCTACGCCCAGCCTCAAGGAGCAGCGCAGTGAGTCGCACGCGGCGCAGACCTATATGGCCTTCTTGAAGGACCTCGAAGCGAACGCGGGCGTCGTTCGTGGCCTGGCGGAGAAGGCCGCGCAGTCCGTGCTGTGTCTGCTGGAGCAACGCCTCATGGACACCGAGGCGAAGCACCTGGAGGCCCAGCTTCCGCGGAAGGTGAGGGACATGCTGAAGCGGTGTCCTCGGCACGAGGGCAAGGTCGCCCGGAAGTACAAGCTGGAGCAGTTCCTCGCCATGGTGGCCGAGGAGCTCGACACCACGCCCAACGAGGCCGAACGCCTGGCCCGGGCCGTGTTCGTCACGGTGCGAAATCACATCAGCGAGGGCGAGGCCGACGACGTCATGGGCCAGCTCCCCGCAGACCTGCGCTCGTTGTGGGTGCCCGAGGCCTGA